One stretch of Manis pentadactyla isolate mManPen7 chromosome 10, mManPen7.hap1, whole genome shotgun sequence DNA includes these proteins:
- the C10H16orf82 gene encoding protein TNT, translated as MSIYYVLGRKLGTGDIAENKESESLPSPGLTFQQRESAIDKPHQHSDASQSPLHLDKPIQLPPISLQDRKGDPSAWNAQGQDPSLEPPSLEPQSSSWVPHDTGATQEPLRVSSGNLGDTWSSKSDVKSTRQSSLGKCSDLSRLSSGYVGDENSKVSLLGSGRIVRLSKRLPTKASSSRSSQLCVRYSPSQLRSQPSSQADTTKQTGEEK; from the exons atgagcatctactatgtactGGGCAGAAAGCTGGGCACTGGGGACATAGCAGAGAATAAGGAATCAGAATCTCTGCCCTCACCAGGTTTGACGTTCCAGCAGAGGGAGTCAGCAATAG ACAAGCCACACCAACATTCAGACGCCTCCCAGAGCCCTCTCCACCTGGATAAACCAATTCAGTTGCCCCCCATTTCCCTCCAGGATAGAAAAGGAgacccttctgcctggaatgctcagGGCCAAGATCCAAGCCTAGAGCCACCCAGTTTAGAGCCCCAGTCATCCTCGTGGGTGCCCCATGACACAGGGGCGACCCAAGAACCCCTGAGAGTTTCCAGTGGTAACCTGGGCGACACCTGGAGCAGCAAGAGCGATGTTAAGAGCACACGGCAGTCCAGCCTGGGCAAGTGCAGTGACCTCAGCAGGCTGAGCAGCGGGTATGTGGGAGATGAAAACAGCAAGGTCAGCTTGCTGGGCAGCGGTAGAATCGTGAGGTTGAGTAAAAGGCTCCCCACTAAGGCAAGCAGCTCCAGGAGCAGCCAGCTGTGTGTCAGGTACTCTCCCAGCCAGTTAAGGAGCCAGCCAAGCAGCCAAGCTGACACCACCAAGCAGACTGGAGAAGAAAAGTGA